The nucleotide sequence CCCACTCGCCTATCAAAAGGACATGCAGGAGGACAAGCAGGGCGCCATGGAGGGCTTTGCCGCGCTGTCGCTCGCGGTCCGCGCCATGACCGGCATGGTCCGCGACCTCGTGCCCGATGAAGCCAAGATGATGGCCGCCGCAGGCGAGGGCTACGCCACCGCGACCGATCTCGCCGACTGGCTGGTGCGGACGCTGAAAATGCCGTTCCGCGAAGCCCATCACGTCACCGGCCGGATCGTGGCGCAGGCCGCCAGGGATGGTGTGGCGCTCCACGAGCTGCCGCTCAAGGACATGCAGGCGATCGAGCCGAAGATCAGCAAGGACGTGTTCGGTGTGCTCTCGGTCGAATCGTCGGTGAAGAGCCGCACCAGCTTCGGCGGCACCGCGCCGAAGAACGTGGCGTCCCAGGCCAAGGCCTGGGCGAAGCGGCTTGAAAAAGAGCGAAAATTGGGCTGAGGGTAAAATTTCGCTTATGTTTCATAACCATCCGGCTCTCGCCAGAGCGCGCCAATCTCTGTATGGTGCGGCCCGCGTAGTGGGGATCTCGTCGTGACGTCAAAGTTTCGCCCGGCCAGCTCGGGGTGGGCCATCATTGTCCTTAGCCTGACGGCGCTCGCGCTTGCCGGCTGCGGCCGAAAGGGCCCGCTCGACTTGCCGCCGACCGCCTCCAACGCGTCCACGGCCAACATTGCCGCGCCGACGGACACCGAGACCGAAGCCCAGAGGACGCCGAGCGTGTTCAATCCCACCTACGGTGCGGAAGCCGCGCCGGCGGCGCCCAGGGGCAAGAAACGATCGTTTATCCTCGACCCGCTCCTGGACGAAAAGCCCGGAAACTGACCCGGGGCAACCGAGCCAACGCCATGAACCATTTCGACTACCGCAACGGCGTGCTGCACGCCGAGGCGGTGAACCTGTCCGACCTCGCCGCAACTGTCGGCACGCCGTTCTATTGCTATTCGACCGCGACGCTCGAGCGGCACTACCGCGTCTTCACCGAGGCCTTTGCCGGCGAGAAGGTGCTGGTCTGCTATGCCATGAAGGCCAATTCCAACCAGTCGGTGCTGCGCACGTTGGCAAAGCTCGGGGCCGGCGCTGACGTCGTCTCGGGCGGCGAGCTGAAGCGCGCGCTGGCCGCAGGCATTCCCGGCAGCAAGATCCTGTTCTCCGGTGTCGGCAAGACGGAAGCGGAGCTGCGCGCCGCGCTCGCCGCCGACATCCTCTGCATCAATGTCGAATCCGAGCCCGAGCTCGAATTGCTCTCGCGCCTTGCCACCGAGATGGGCAAGACCGCGCGCATCTCGGTCCGCGTCAATCCCGACGTCGATGCCGGCACGCACGCAAAGATCTCCACCGGCAAGTCCGAGAACAAGTTCGGCATCCCGATCGCGCACGCGCGCGAGGTCTATGCCCGCGCGGCGAAGCTGCCTGGCATCGAGGTGACCGGCACCGACGTGCATATCGGCAGCCAGATCACCGATCTCTCGAACATGGAGACCGCGTTCCGGATCCTCGCCGAGTTCGTGCAGACGCTGCGCGCCGACGGCCACGACATCTCCCATGTCGATTTCGGCGGCGGCCTCGGCATTCCCTACTACATGGACCGCGAGGCGCCGCCGGCACCCGACGCCTATGCGGCGATGGTCAAGCGCGTCACCCACAATCTCGGCTGCACGCTGATGTTCGAGCCGGGCCGCATGATCGTCGGCAATGCCGGCATCCTGGTCACCAAGGTGATCTACGTGAAGCACGGCGACGGCAAGAACTTCGTCATCATCGACGCTGCGATGAACGACCTGATCCGCCCGACGCTGTACGAGGCGCACCACGACATCCTGCCGGTGAAGCAGCCGGCGAAGGGCGCGGCCACCATCATGGCCGACGTCGTCGGCCCGGTCTGCGAGACCGGCGACTATCTCGCCCTCGACCGCACGCTGCCGACGCCAAAGCCCGGCGATCTCCTGGCCATCATGACCGCCGGCGCCTATGGCGCCGTGCAGGCCGGCACCTACAACACGCGGCCGTTGGTAGCGGAGGTGCTGGTGAAGGACGACCAGTACGCGGTGGTGCGCCCGCGCATCGAGGTCGAGCAGTTGATCGCGATGGACAAGCCGGCGCCGTGGCTGTGATCACGAGGCGAGGGGCGGCACAACCGCGTCTCCTGTTCGGTCGTCGTCCTGGCGAAAGCCAGGACCCATTACCCCAGGATGCGGTTGTGGCACGAAGCTGGTAACTGCGAGTCTTCGCCAAACTTCTCCCTGTGGCAATGGGTGCTGGATCAGCGCTCGCTTTGCTCGCTTGTCCAGGACGACGCGGGGAGGGAGTTGCGCCCGAAAACTATCTTCCCGCCAATCCGCCCGTCGTCCCGCCGACCACGACACCCGCCTTCTTCTCGATCGGCTTGATCGCCGCGGTGAAATCGGAATCGGCGCCCTCCGTGCTGATCACGGTCTCCCACAACCGGCCCACTGCATCCGCGACCTCCATCGACAGGCCGAGCTGCTTCATCTCCTCGAGCGCCAGCCGCACGTCCTTCACCATCAAGCCCGTGGCGAAGCCGAAGTCGAAGGTGCGCGGCAGCACCGAGCGCGGAAACTTGTCGCGGCTCGCGGTGTTCATGCCCGAGCCGGCATTGATGACGTCGATCATCACGGCGGGATCGAGCCCGGCCTTCACGCCCATCACCACGGCTTCCGAGGTTGCCACGATCGCGGTGGCCGAAAGGAAGTTGTTGGCGAGCTTCATGGTCTGCGCTGCGCCCGGTTTCTCGCCGATGAAGAACACCTTGCCGATCACGCCGAGTGCGGCCTTGATCGTCTCGAATTCCGCTCTCGGCCCGGACACCATCACCGCCAGCGTGCCCTTCTCCGCGCCGCCGACACCGCCCGAGACCGGGCTGTCGATCTGCACGATGCTGCGCCTCGCGAGCAGGCCGTGGATCTTCGCCGCCATCTGCGAGCCGACGGTCGACAGGTCGACGAAGCGCTTGACGCGCTGGCCCTCGATCACGCCGTTCGGCCCCGTAGCGACCGCGAGCGACGCTTGCAGGGAGGGCAGGCTCGCCATCACGGTCTCGACCTGGTCGGCGACGTCCTTCGGCGACGTCGCAGCTTTTGCGCCGCGGGCCACAAGCTTGTCGATGACCTCCTTGCGCGTGTCGAATACGACGAGCCGATGTCCGGCCTCGACCAGCCGCCGCGCCATCGGCAATCCCATGTTCCCGAGGCCGATGAAACCGATGTCCATGGTGTTTCCCTTGTGCTTGTTGTTCGTTGTTGAGAGCGGAGCCGCGCACCACACCCTCGGCTGTCGTCCCGGCGAAGGCCGGGACCCATTACCCCAGGGAGTAGTTGTGGCGCGAAGGCGGTAACCCCGAGTCCCCGCAACCACATCTGCCTGTGGTTATGGGTCCCGGCCTTCGCCGGGACGACGGCGGTGAGGGACGGTGCGTCCCTCACACAGTCGTCCCCTCACGCCTTCCCGTCGATCTCCGCGAACACCTCGCGCGCGATCCGGAAGCTATCGACTGCCGCCGGCATGCCGCCATAGATGGCGACCTGCATCAGGATCTCGCGGATCTCGTCGCGCGTAACGCCGTTGGTCAGCGCGCCCTTCAGATGCGCGCGGAATTCGTGCTGGCGGTTGAGGATCGCGATCATCGCGATGTTGAGCATGCTGCGGGTCTTGCGCGGCAGCTCCTCGCGGCCCCACACCGTGCCCCAGCAATATTCGTTGAGCATCTCCTGGAACGGACGGTTGAAATCGTCGACATTCTTCAGGGCGTTGTTGACATAGGCCTCGCCCAGCACCGCTTTGCGGACTTCCAGGCCCTTGTCGTGCATCTTCTTGTCCATGGCGTTTCCTTCGTCTCCCTTGGATGGCGTCGCGGAAACTACGGGGTTGCGCCGGGCCAGTCACGTCCTCGTGTTATGCGGCAAAAGGGGTGGGTCCCGTACAGGAACGGATGCCTCAGTGCTGCCGTTGTGATACGCTTCTCTCACCGGGCAACCTGGAGAGTTGATTGAACGGTGTCACCCCCGACCCGTCAGATCCGGTCCGCGACGGCGACGCGCTGTCGCGGCTGAAGCTGGCGCAGGCCCTGCAGCGGGCCACATATGCAATCGCCTGGGAGCGCGCCTGGCCGCATCTGGCGCGCCTGCTGACCGTTGCCGGGCTGTTCCTGGTGGTTTCCTGGGCCGGTCTCTGGCTGGCGCTGCCCTCTGTTGCCCGCGCGATTGGTCTTGCCGTCTTCGCAGGCCTCGCGGCTGCCGCGCTGTTCCCGCTGATTCGCTTCCGCTGGCCGAGCCGCGAGCAGGCCCTGGGCCGGCTCGACCGCGGTTCGGGTATCCGTCACCGTCCGGCGACGACGCTCACGGACACCCTGACCTCGCAGGATCCGGTCGCGCAGGCGCTGTGGCAGGCCCAGCGTGAGCGCACGCTGGCCTCGCTCAAGCGCATCCGCGCCGGTTTGCCGCGTCCGCGCCTTCCCATCCACGATCCCTGGGCGCTCCGCGCGCTGGTCATGGTGATGTTGGTTGCGACCTTCTTCGCCGCCGGCGACGAGCGCGCGCTGCGGTTAGGCGCCGCCTTCGACTGGAACGGCGTGCTGGCGCCGACCAATGTCCGCGTCGATGCCTGGGTCACCCCGCCGGTCTATACCGCGAAGCCGCCGGTAATCCTGTCGGCCGCCAATAAGGAAGCCGCCGCGTTGCCGGCAAACGGGCCGCTTGCCGTTCCCGCCGGCTCGACGCTGATCGTGCGCTCCTCCGGCGGCAACCTCGATGTCGCCGTTTCCGGCGGCCTCAAGGAAGCCGCTCCGACGGAAGCCGCGCCCAAGGGCACAAACGAAAAGCACTTTACGATCACTGGTGACGGCACCGCACACGTCCGCGCGCCCTCGGGCCAACCGCAATGGACCTTCGCCGCGACGCCGGATCGCCCGCCGACGATTGCGCTCGCCAAGGATCCGGAGCGCCAGGCGCGCGGCGCGCTGCAGCTCGCCTACAAGATTGAGGACGATTACGGCGTGACCGGCGCCGAGGCGCAGTTCGCCCTGCGTCCCGCCGATTCCAAGGACACTGCCAAGGACGGCAACAAGGGCAACAAGGATGCGGATGCCAACGCGGCTCGGCCGCTGTTCCAGCCGCCGCAATTCGCCCTCGTGCTGCCGAATGCGCGCACCCGCAACGGCGTCGGCCAGACGGTGAAGGATCTCAGCGAAGATCCCTACGCCGGCGCCGACGTCACGCTGACCCTCACCGCCAAGGACGAGGCCGGCAACGAGGCGAAAAGCGAGCCCTTCAACATGCGCCTGCCGGAGCGGCTCTTCACCAAGCCGCTCGCGCGCGCGCTGATCGAGCAGCGCCGCATCCTTGCGCTCGACGCCAACAAGAACGCTGACGTCTACGCCGCGCTCGATGCGCTGATGATCGCGCCTGAATTGTTCACGCCGGAGGCCGGGCAATATCTCGGACTCCATAGCGTCGCACGGCAGCTTGAGGCGGCGCGTACCGACGATGCGCTGCGCGAGGTCGTGGCGAGCCTGTGGGCGCTCGCGGTGACGATCGAGGACGGCAACATCAGCGACGTCGACAAGGCGCTGCGCGCGGCGCAGGACGCGCTGAAGCAGGCCCTGGAGCGCGGTGCGAGCGACGAAGAGGTCAAGAAGCTCACGCAGGATCTGCGCCAGGCGCTCGACAATTTCATGCGCCAGCTCGCCGAGCAGTTCCGCAACAATCCGCAGCAGCTCGCCCGGCCGCTCGATCCCAATACCAAGGTCCTGCGTCAGCAGGACCTCAACAACATGATCGACCGCATGGAGCGCCTGTCGCGCTCCGGCGACAAGGACGCGGCCAAGCAGTTGCTCGATCAGCTTCAGCAGATGCTGGAGGGCCTGCAGATGGCGCAGCCGGGACAGTCCGGCGACAGCGACATGGAGCAGGCGCTCAACGAACTCGGCGACATGATCCGCAAGCAGCAGCAGCTTCGCGACAAGACCTTCAAGCAGGGCCAGGACTCCCGGCGCGACCGCATGCGTGGCAAGCAGCAGGGCGACCAGTCGATGTCCGACCTCCAGCAGGACCAGCAGGCGCTACGCGACCGGCTGAAGAAGCTGCAGGAGGACCTCGCCAAGCGTGGTCTCTCACAGAACGGCCAGAAGGGACAGAAGGGTCAGCGCGGCCAGCAGGGCGAACAGGGACAAAAGGGCCAGGGTCAACAGGGACAAGACGGCGATCAGGACGGCGACCAGGGTGATGACGACAACGGCCTGGACACCGCCGACAACGCCATGGGCGATGCCGGCTCCAAGCTCGGCGACGGCAATGCCGACGGTGCCGTGGATTCCCAGGGCAAGGCGCTGGATGCGCTGCGCAAGGGCGCGCAGAAGATGGCCGAGGCGATGCAGCAGGGCGATGGCGACGGCCAGGGCGATGGTCCCGGCAACCGCGCCGGCCGGCAGCAGAGTGGCGGCAATCAGACCGACCCGCTCGGGCGGCCCTTGCACGGCCGCGAATTCGGCGACGACTACACGGTGAAGATCCCCGGCGAGATCGACGTCCAGCGCGTCCGCCGCATCCTCGAAGAGCTCCGCCGCCGCCTCGGCGACCCCTCGCGCCCGCAGATCGAGCTCGACTATCTCGAGCGGCTGCTGAAGGATTTTTGAGGCGCGATTTTGCGGCTCAGCATGGTTCGCGATGGGCGCACGCGATTTGTGTCTTCCGTCCCGCATTCTCGGTGTCATCGCCCGATTTGATCGGGCGATCCGGTACTCCGAGACATCGCTATGTCATTGAGAAGCCGCGGCGTACTGGATTCCCCGCTTTCGCGGGGAATGACAGCGTTGGTTTCCGAGACGAAGCGACATCCGGGACGGCTGGTCCCGCATGTCGCTGCGCTCGCAATGACGAGGTTGGAGCAGTGGGGGTAGTTCAACTCGCTGCGCCGCTACCTCTTCTTCGCCGCCAGCGCATCGGCGACCGCGGTGCGGATGTCGGCGACTGAGAACGGCTTCGTCACGACATCATGCACCAGCGCATTCAGGTTCGA is from Bradyrhizobium sp. ISRA430 and encodes:
- a CDS encoding lipoprotein translates to MTSKFRPASSGWAIIVLSLTALALAGCGRKGPLDLPPTASNASTANIAAPTDTETEAQRTPSVFNPTYGAEAAPAAPRGKKRSFILDPLLDEKPGN
- the lysA gene encoding diaminopimelate decarboxylase, with product MNHFDYRNGVLHAEAVNLSDLAATVGTPFYCYSTATLERHYRVFTEAFAGEKVLVCYAMKANSNQSVLRTLAKLGAGADVVSGGELKRALAAGIPGSKILFSGVGKTEAELRAALAADILCINVESEPELELLSRLATEMGKTARISVRVNPDVDAGTHAKISTGKSENKFGIPIAHAREVYARAAKLPGIEVTGTDVHIGSQITDLSNMETAFRILAEFVQTLRADGHDISHVDFGGGLGIPYYMDREAPPAPDAYAAMVKRVTHNLGCTLMFEPGRMIVGNAGILVTKVIYVKHGDGKNFVIIDAAMNDLIRPTLYEAHHDILPVKQPAKGAATIMADVVGPVCETGDYLALDRTLPTPKPGDLLAIMTAGAYGAVQAGTYNTRPLVAEVLVKDDQYAVVRPRIEVEQLIAMDKPAPWL
- a CDS encoding NAD(P)-dependent oxidoreductase, translated to MDIGFIGLGNMGLPMARRLVEAGHRLVVFDTRKEVIDKLVARGAKAATSPKDVADQVETVMASLPSLQASLAVATGPNGVIEGQRVKRFVDLSTVGSQMAAKIHGLLARRSIVQIDSPVSGGVGGAEKGTLAVMVSGPRAEFETIKAALGVIGKVFFIGEKPGAAQTMKLANNFLSATAIVATSEAVVMGVKAGLDPAVMIDVINAGSGMNTASRDKFPRSVLPRTFDFGFATGLMVKDVRLALEEMKQLGLSMEVADAVGRLWETVISTEGADSDFTAAIKPIEKKAGVVVGGTTGGLAGR
- a CDS encoding carboxymuconolactone decarboxylase family protein, which translates into the protein MDKKMHDKGLEVRKAVLGEAYVNNALKNVDDFNRPFQEMLNEYCWGTVWGREELPRKTRSMLNIAMIAILNRQHEFRAHLKGALTNGVTRDEIREILMQVAIYGGMPAAVDSFRIAREVFAEIDGKA
- a CDS encoding TIGR02302 family protein; its protein translation is MNGVTPDPSDPVRDGDALSRLKLAQALQRATYAIAWERAWPHLARLLTVAGLFLVVSWAGLWLALPSVARAIGLAVFAGLAAAALFPLIRFRWPSREQALGRLDRGSGIRHRPATTLTDTLTSQDPVAQALWQAQRERTLASLKRIRAGLPRPRLPIHDPWALRALVMVMLVATFFAAGDERALRLGAAFDWNGVLAPTNVRVDAWVTPPVYTAKPPVILSAANKEAAALPANGPLAVPAGSTLIVRSSGGNLDVAVSGGLKEAAPTEAAPKGTNEKHFTITGDGTAHVRAPSGQPQWTFAATPDRPPTIALAKDPERQARGALQLAYKIEDDYGVTGAEAQFALRPADSKDTAKDGNKGNKDADANAARPLFQPPQFALVLPNARTRNGVGQTVKDLSEDPYAGADVTLTLTAKDEAGNEAKSEPFNMRLPERLFTKPLARALIEQRRILALDANKNADVYAALDALMIAPELFTPEAGQYLGLHSVARQLEAARTDDALREVVASLWALAVTIEDGNISDVDKALRAAQDALKQALERGASDEEVKKLTQDLRQALDNFMRQLAEQFRNNPQQLARPLDPNTKVLRQQDLNNMIDRMERLSRSGDKDAAKQLLDQLQQMLEGLQMAQPGQSGDSDMEQALNELGDMIRKQQQLRDKTFKQGQDSRRDRMRGKQQGDQSMSDLQQDQQALRDRLKKLQEDLAKRGLSQNGQKGQKGQRGQQGEQGQKGQGQQGQDGDQDGDQGDDDNGLDTADNAMGDAGSKLGDGNADGAVDSQGKALDALRKGAQKMAEAMQQGDGDGQGDGPGNRAGRQQSGGNQTDPLGRPLHGREFGDDYTVKIPGEIDVQRVRRILEELRRRLGDPSRPQIELDYLERLLKDF